agggcagagccaagcacgagctagcgagatcctatttgcgcgttctagcatgtatttgcgtatatccgttagggaacgcctactctgtgaaatgCGCCTGtacaataactcaattcgcccttgcactccttctaaacaacggcATTTTTTagactttggcaaagggtaaaatcTACTAAACTTAATCTATTCTGTTAGTAACAGAatatagttttgggaacagaaaactataTTGAAATCAAATATTTAATCGGTGCTAAAATGTGCATAATATCAgacaaaatccatctcgctccatcttctcctacTGTCGGCCACTGACCTTCTTtccatcaccatatttggtagtgagcgGAAACGCTAACCGGATGCTTTACACTTATACATCCGgagaaatatctggctcattctTCTATGTGATTATTTGATATCGTTTGAGGTCCGCACACGGTCAACGCTTGTATAAAAGTTGTCATCTGGCTCCATCTAGTGGTCGTttgatttttgtttattttagatttttgttttccAGTTGTGGTTATCCGAACGCTAGGTGGAGACAAGATAGTGTTTGATGAGACCACAGGGCCTCACTTACACCCTAGGTATCCGACTAACTAATGGCGTGGAGAAAGAGGTAGGTGAAGTGAAATTTGTTTGGTTAATTGGAAATGGTAGGTTATTAATATTGTGTGGTAGCCAGGCTCATCAAGAGAAGATTCTCCAAAATGGAAACGTTTAATGGGAAGAAGATTAAAAGCCATGTCCCTGGTGCTTAGATTGAGGGGAGTCATCACTCGGGTCCCAATATCTATGTCCACAGatgatattaaagaaaatgtgaagggaggcaGAGTGATTGAGGCCAAAAGGTTGATCGGCATGAAAGAGGGTCAAAGAAGTGAACGCTTATCAGTGATGCTGAGGTTTGAGAAAGTCTTGCCAGGAAAAGTACAGATTCAATGTAAGAAGATCTGTCCCATGGGACATGTAGCTGCTTAGTGTGAAGGAAAGAAAAATTAGCCaagtgtgttttttatttatttaactatttaacttttatttaactaggcaggtcagttaagaacaaattcttatttacaatgacagcctaggaacagtgtgttaactgccttgttcaggggcagaataacagatgtttaccttgtcagctcagggattcgatctagcaaactttcggttactggcccaacactaaccactagactacctgccacccccggTGAATGTGGAGACAATGTGAAGGTTAAGTGCTGTAATTGTGGGGGAGAACACagtgcagcatttggtggatgccaggtacAGAGAGGCTCAGAGATATAGGATCAGTTATGATATGCAGAGGCCTTAAAACAGATTGGTAGAACTACAGTGTGGACTGATGGAGCTTACATGGATATACCTGTAGTAAGTGGGCCTACTGTCAGGACTGGTGCTTCTGATGGTCCTGGCATGGTTTCGAGGCCTGTTCAGAAATCCTGTGCTCATTAATGTGCAAGGTGTGTTGAACAATAGTGTTCCGTCCTCCCAGGCTGCCGGGCCTGCATGATGTCGGATCAGATAGGGCCAAGTAGTGGAATAGCAGTGAGTTTTTAATGGCTGTAGAGATAGTCGGTAGGGCAATTTTTCTTGCCTTTTCCCTATCCTTTCCCATTTTGTGTCACAACGTGTAATTAATTCACACTCCAGAAAAGTAGACAGAAACACAGGGCTAGAAAAGAGAAATAGATGAATAGTAGTATAGTACTACTACACTCCAGTATAGTAGGTGGCAGTGTATGCACCTTGCAGTTGTTTGCGATGCGCCAATATAATTTTAAAGAAGAAGTTGACCATTTTTGATGACGTTTATTGTATCGATTTGAAAGTCAGTGTAGCGATATGTGCTAATAAAAAGGCATGTATTCGCGCATTACAACGATTTATTTGTCTACTAGTTATATTTTATAAGGTGAGTATTTGAGTCTTCGTTGGAAAGGGGTTGTATCTGTGGGAAATATTGTTAGTGTGCCTCCGCGACAAAAGACCGATACAGTTGTtgtttaacgttagctagctggttacGTCCTCACAAATGCAATGTAatgagttttttatttatttttataaacctACTGGACTGTCTTTCGTAATGGTCTGCTCAGTGTGATGTGTGGTCGCGGAGTTGCAATCCAAACGACAGTTCTAGCTAGCGAGCTATGTcaggggtgggtataatttgtggaacgttccaattAGGAATCTGTCCCAAAAATGCCGTAaagtacaaggttgccaacaaacaacgcatacaaagtagtatgatcaattcacctagctaactagctgccgaataggcatcaactcaccacgtagcgtattcttaatgtttgtccataagctACCAGATACACTTTTCGGAAgaaacgtggtgagtgaaaacTTAATGAAATGTAACCCTCTCTCTACCCGGTATCTTATTCggccgctatacaactttgtatgctTTGTTTGGCGGCAATCTtgttatttacgaagtttttggaacaggTTCCTGTTGGATCGTTCCATAAATTGTAATCACCACTGTCAGTTATCTATTTTGTCTTGACGCTGCTTTTATTTACAGGTCTATTTACCCATGCCACTGCCAGGAGTATCTTTAAGGGACACACTCTTTTCACGCCACTTAGATACAAAGttattttcgtagcaggttagaagAGCCTTTtcgctaacccttttcctaaccttaagcTCTGTCTGAACCAGCTACGTTAATTCTCTTAACATACTAAGTAAATTCTTCTAACTtactgcgtaagttctcctaacctgctctgAAAAAGTTACTTAAACTCTGAGAACAATGTCGCTTTACGACGACATGGGCGTCGGGAGTGCGACCAGTGACACCAAGACCGAGGGCTGGTCCAAGAATTTTAAGCTACTGCAGTCACAGCTGAAAGTAAAGAAGGCAGCTCTGACTCAGGCTAAGGTGGGTTCCAATGGCACCGCAGGTTGATGAAAGCTGGATTCAGGCATGACTCAAAGCTATGTTTACCAAGGCATCCCTAGCCATATCTATGAACCTTGTCTCCACATCCAGAGGTatggatgatgtgtgtgttcccCTCAGAGTCAGCGGATGAAGCAGGGTACTGTCCTGGCACCAGTCATTGACTTAAAGAGAGGAGGTTCTGCTGATGACAGACAGATACTAGACACACCCCCACACATTGCAGCAGGACTCAAGGtgagggctgtgtgtgtttctgtgccaCAAGTATTTGTCAGGGTGTCCTATGTGAAATGTGCGTTAATGTGTGACTTATGTGATGTGTGTCAGGACACAGCACCCAGCGTGTTCACCTCGGGGGACGCGCTAATCCCCCTGGCTGATGAGTATGACCCCATGTTCCCCAACGACTACGAGAAGGTGGTGAAGAGACACCGtgaggagaggcagaggcagagagagcaggaacGACTGAAGgagatagaggacagagagaagtacGACCTCTTACCGAACAGCACCAAAGCTACACTTCTAGAACATTCAACAGGATTCTGTTATTGTTGACATAAGTTACAATGTTATATCCTTCAGGAAACTGTAAGGAAACTGAGGATGACGTATTGCTTATAGAAGTTTTCACACTGTAGGAATATGGACCTGACGATGACCACATCATTTCAGTCGATGTTCTGTCCTTCATGCTGATCTTGTGTGCTTCCTGTCCAGGAAGAGGAAGGACAGACACGAGGGCAGCAGCGCTCCGAGTGGATTCTCCCGCTTCCCCACGGCAGAGGGAGAgtctgatgaggaggaggaggactatgagaaggagaagaggaaaaggagtGAGTAGACCACCTCTGGTTTCACTGAGCCTTCAAAGCAGATGAGCCATTATTTAGGCAGATGGACTTGTTCTTAATGTTAGGATAATGTTGTGAGTACTTCAGGATAATGTGTCTGACTGTATGTGGTGGTTAGACTATGTCCCTTGATTCTTACCCATGTCTTTCTTTTAGGTATGGGTGGAGCAGCCATCGCCCCACCCTCCTCACTCGTGGATAGTAGAGACAGTGAGTAATGGCTCACAGAGGGAttggtgtctgtctgtttgggatGTGAGGGAGTTTTTCCAGTAGATAGAGGTGTTTATTTAACGTTAGGATGACATTCAACATGCTTCATCAGGATGAGGTGAGTGTTAACTGTCTCTCCCCTCCAGGCTCGTCATACTCCTATGAGGATGAGATGCGGCCCTCCCGTGGTTCTAAAGCAGCCATCCCTCCCCCCATGTACGAGGACTCTGACCGCCCCCGCTCGCCACCTGGCGGTCCCACCAACTCATTCCTGGCCAACATGGGGTGAGTCTGATACCCCCCCCTGCTGGGATAGAATGTCCTGTTAGTTGTATGTAGTCTCACGTGCCCaactcaaaacacaacacacctgaacactgGCCCTCTAATGGCATCAACCTGTATAGTACAGCAGCTTAGTGTTCTGTCCAGTGGTGTTGTCTGATGTTGTGTCCCTGTCTCCCCAGAGGGACCGTGGCCCATAAGATCATGCAGAAGTATGGCTTCCGGGAGGGCCAGGGGCTGGGCAAACACGAGCAGGGTCTCAGCACGGCCCTGTCTGTAGAGAAGACCAGCAAGAGGGGTGGCAAGATCATCATAGGAGACAACACTGAGAAGAGTAACGCCATGCTTCATACCTCACTTTCTGCCGTCTcactgccctgtctctctctctctctctctctcagctctctctcagctctctctcagctctctctcagctctctctcagctctctctcagctctctctctctcagctctctctctctcagctctcctgtctttctctcagatTTCACCTATCTCTTATTATATATGCACagtctactccctccctctctcctttttacACCCCCCCTTTCTCTAACACCAATACTCATGATTTCTTTCTACTAGATAAGATCGATACAAGCTTGTTTTCATTGTCTCCTCTAGTTACATTAACCTGtccagatgtttttattttttatcatataATACATAGGCCCAGAATGAATGGTCTTGGTTTCTAGTTCCAAGACTGTCTATTGTAATATTATTTGTAGCTGTGTGTTTGGTCATCCTCAGTCAAGATTCWGTTTTTAATTGGTATTTTTCATTCATTGATGATTTTAATCTTCAACATTTGTGATCTTAGTTGTGTGTATTGgtgttcttttgttttttgttttgtgtttgtgtccctCTCTAAAGCACCAGGATCCAGTAGCCAGACGGCAGCAGCTGAGCCTTTAGGCTGGGGCTCGGCTTCAATAGGTTTGGCACTGTTACATCACTTTCTCCCTACCTTGACGCATCACATCCGGTTTCGCCCCGTGTGTCTTGTTGTCCCATGTCTGTGCTGTCTCCATCTATTCGCATCTCAAACCTTCTCAATTTGACAGGCAAATTCTaattttttttgttatacagTTTGCTCATCTCAATGTGGGTCAAGTTTCATTATGGAACTAGTAACCACATTTATTTTGGGCCTACATTATGATGGTTGATAACCTagaaaattatgaaaatatgaTGTGTTAATTGAGTTTTTAGGTTAGTACCTGTAACCCTCATCTGATTTGATTAACTAGCTTTGTTAAAACATCAGTTGTGGTCCACATTCTGGTCCACATCCTGGTCCAATCTACAGTCTGACTCTCCTCCTGTTTACATTTACCAATATATTCAGTTGTTTTACCTATTGTTGAAAtattctgctctctttctcccatcAGCAGACCCCTCCAAGAAGTCAGAGGCCAACCCCCTCACAGAGATCCTCAAATGCCCCACCAAAGTCGtgctgctacgggtgggtgctatgtgtgtctttctctgtgcATGAGTATTTATTGTAAATTCTTGTGTGTTCGTTTATGTGCATAGGTCCAATAAAGTGTGTGTTTTAGAACATGGTGGGCAGAGGAGAGGTGGATGAAGATTTGGAAGGGGAGACCAAAGAAGAGTGTGAGAAATACGGCAAGGTCATCAAGTGTGTCATCTTTGAGGTGAGAGGAataggtctgtctgtgtgtgtatggttaaGTGCTGAGTCATATTGTGTTGACTAATTAAGCAGTAAGGCCTGAAGAGGtgtggaatatggccaatataccacgacgatgggctgttcttatgcacgacgcatcgCGGAGAGCttagacacagcccttagccgtggtatattggccatatatcacaaacccctgaggtgccttactgctgttataaactggttaccaatgtaattagagcagtaaaaaatctatgttttgtcatacctgtggtatactaCGGCTGTCagaaatcagcattcagggctcaagcCACTCTGTTTAGAATGTGTATTAAACTATGTTCTCCTCAGATTGCCCAGGTGACAGATGATGAAGCAGTGAGGATATTTCTGGAGTTTGAGAGAGTCGAGTCTGCCATCAAAGGTCAGTACAACCTTATGTGTTTGTATGGTTACTTTGTGTGTGTCCTTGAGGTTTCTGTAagacgtgtgtgtgcttgtttgtctgTATAACTGTGACGTACGTGTGTATATATAACTGTGACGTACGTGTGTATATATAACTgtgacgtacgtgtgtgtgtatatataactgtgacgtacgtgtgtgtgtatatataactgtgacgtgtgtgcgtgtgagcgtcTAACGGTTAggcgtgtgtgtctgtaactGTTACGTGTGAGTGTATAACTGTTATCTCTGTAATAAGGCTAATGCAGGGGCCAGTTTTAAATGGGTTGTCCCAGATCAGAAAGCAGGTGAGACTGTCCCCCCCAGGTGTTACATCACAGCTGTCACAGCAACCCCCTGTCCCTRCACGCACGCCGTTACATCACATCCTCTAAgggaacagaaacacagcctgcataatatatacacactagACTGGGCCGGACACACGCACCCTGTTCATTTCTATAGAGACTAGTGAATGCTACTAATACcagactggacacacacattGTTACTATTTTTTCCCAGGTGTTTTGACTTTAGACAGTAAGGaattcaaagggggagacaggcAAGTCTTAGAGAAACCGTGGGAAAGCTGGGCCCTGGGCTTGAACCCCGGCATCCGGTGAGGAGACGCGTGTGACTTATGCCGGGGAGTGTTACCAATACACCACAGCTCTGCACATGTATCCATCTTTGTCCACACAAGTGCCAGTTTTACTGGGAATGTCCCGGTATTGGTGTTAGGATGAATAGATACTTGTCATCACTGCTCAAACACACACGCCCCCATGAGGTCATGTGCCTAACGTTGATAAGGAACTCTCACACAGTGTCCATCTCACTATTGTAGACTGGATGTGTGTTTGAACTCTGCCTCCAggactgtttgttgttgtttatttgtgaCATTCTTGGGAAGGAGAAGGGAACTTGGGTGATGTCCCGGCTGTGTTTTCCAGTGTTTGAACACCACGAAATACTCAGGCCTCTGATAGCCACAACTTTTTGGTTTTTCAAGCTTTGATAAGAATGAATTACGGTCCATGATGAAAACACTGTAGACTATCAAAGAGGAGCACCATCCCATAGACCGTGTTAGGATGACCGTGTTTGTTCACGGTCCAAAKGAACGAAACGACCCAATTCCTCACTAGTCTTCACTCAATGATACATCAGCAGTGATATTGCAGACCTGTCTGGCCAAAGCTGACAAAGTCAAGTCTGTAATGTTGATAAATGTTTGCACAGTAAtaatgtttgtttcctgtcttctctcctctagcTGTGGTGGATCTGAACGGGAGGTTCTTTGGTGGTCGGGTGGTAAAAGCCTGTTTCTATAACCAGGATAAGTTCAGAGTGTTGGACCTGGGAGAGCAgatgtgagacacacacacgcagtccaTCCCACCTGAATCGTTAAGACCCGCCTCATTCATACCGACAGGAACAGAAGAAATGctctgacacgcacacacattggTAATCACCAGTAGCTCTTTCTGTCTCTAAGTAGCTAAACCGTTATACTCTCAACAGCAGCACAATGTGTCTGTATTTAGTAAAGAGTTTCACCTGTAGTTTGTTTTGCCAGCAGAAAAATCCTGTATGTGAGGTAATGAACTACTGTCTTGGTCTCTGTGTCCTGGTATGAACATGTACAAGTGAAACCTgaaaataaatgttccttttgtttaaAATCTTTGGTTTTAATCTCTCTTCTAGGGCAGAGCGTAGTCTAGGAAGCTCAGTTTCTTTCTAATCTGTCTGACATAAGAGGCTCCCAGAGGACCAGACCCCCAGCTTTCCATCTTTACATAGCCCGGCACGGTGAGGGGGTACTGGGGCAGTTATGAAAGAAACACAGCCCTCCCCCTCTAGCCTCATTCGGATCTTATGTAAAACAGWCTGGGTTCATAGGGGAGTTAGAGGACTGTCATAATGACTAATCTCTGTGGAGGATTAAATCAGAACAAATTAATTCCGATCTAGTAGTACACAGAAATGAGCTAATTCATAGAAAGGGAATTAAATTGACATGGACTCTACTATCAGATTTTATGACTAATCTCAAGAAATAAAGGTTAGATACAtagaaaccagtggaggctgctgagaggaggacggctcatgataatggctggaaccgaatggaatagcatcaaacacatggaaaccatgtatttgatatcattccgctccagccattaccacaaacccattctccccaattaaggtgccaccaacctcctgttatAGAAATACAAATATGTTTGGGTAAAGCAAAATTTAGTTtaagtgtgtggggggtggggtggtagGTTATGAGGGAAGGTTTACAGGTCAGGCATGCAGAGGGTGGAAGGAGAACATGCTTGGCTCATGCAGGGGGAGTGGGATAGTGTCTGGGCGGAGGAGTGACAGTGCTCTTTGCCTAACCTAAATACCACTGGTTGAGCTGGgtctgagagggtggagagtatGTGTattagggaagggggggggggcacagtgtgtgtgggggggtctcTCCCCTGGCACCCAGACTTGTCAAGGGTAGGTATTCCCTAGAATCTCTAGTGTGGGTGATTGGGGTCTGGGTCAGGCTCTGACCTGGCCTGGTTCAGGAGAGAAACAGATGGGTGAAGAAGTAGGCTAGGCTAtgaagagttgtgtgtgtgtgtgtgtgtggagaggttgACGGGCCCACATACAAATAGATGCACTCTTTTTGTATCTCCCCCACTCTGAAATATACACCTTGTACTTGGAACCAAAAGAATTTAGAAATAATCAGATCCAAATTGCACAATACCATTATTCTCTCTCAACTGGTATCTTAAGTTTGTTAATGATATAAACTGGTCCTARYTGACTGCAGGCTYTAGCCATGCTCAGGGCAAGTCTATGTGCCACTWAGGCAGTCACATAGCCTATCATCTCtgttacccagaagtaaaatttTTGCCAAAGTTTGTCACTTCTTGTGTTATGCAAACTCTGTCCAAGAGAGATTAAAGAGCCTATTGAGTGTGGAGCCCATTATTTTGAAACCCAGCACTTCTCTACTTTTGTATTTTCCTGCACCATATCCTGTGTTGCTGGAATGATAAACATTTCACTTGACAATTTAGGGTGATATAGTTGTTGCCAAATTGTTTTAATGATTTgcataaaataaatatgaatcTGCACCAGAAAGTGTCCGAATAGGACATTGGCATGACACTACAAAGTgcaaatgcagtaaaaaaaactatttgtgtCATATTTGTACTTCTCTGTCTGAAGGTTTACTGAGGTGCAATTCTGCACGTGCACCGCCGGGATACTCCCATTTGCCCTAATAGTGGATTACCGTCCTCAGCCACAAGGTGGCGCAGCGTCACCCCCCCTGTGAACGCGCGCCCCGGTGGAGTCATCGATGTCACGTTGTTTCCTGCTAGGACAGTTTAAATAAAAGAACTGGGACACAGCCGGGTAGATTATTAATGCACCCGCACAGGCTGAACGTTATTAGAATAGAACACAACAGCTCTTAACGACTGCTTAGCTCgccaatatattatattttagacTACTTGTCTGGTAGAGAAAACGACAGCTGATCCAAAACATTTTgaattctattctactgtttttatttgatccGTGCTGATCTGAAAGCGCGTAACGGTGGTATTTTGGGGGGACTGATATTAGTGGGAAACCTAGGTTTCTTTCGTGTTTTATTTCACTACCCTCGGAATGCTTACTCAGAACAGGATACAAAAGATCTGGATTCCTTCAAAGGATGACAAACCGGCAGTCCCCCGGCG
This window of the Salvelinus sp. IW2-2015 linkage group LG24, ASM291031v2, whole genome shotgun sequence genome carries:
- the LOC111951482 gene encoding splicing factor 45 translates to MSLYDDMGVGSATSDTKTEGWSKNFKLLQSQLKVKKAALTQAKSQRMKQGTVLAPVIDLKRGGSADDRQILDTPPHIAAGLKDTAPSVFTSGDALIPLADEYDPMFPNDYEKVVKRHREERQRQREQERLKEIEDREKKRKDRHEGSSAPSGFSRFPTAEGESDEEEEDYEKEKRKRSMGGAAIAPPSSLVDSRDSSSYSYEDEMRPSRGSKAAIPPPMYEDSDRPRSPPGGPTNSFLANMGGTVAHKIMQKYGFREGQGLGKHEQGLSTALSVEKTSKRGGKIIIGDNTEKTPGSSSQTAAAEPLGWGSASIADPSKKSEANPLTEILKCPTKVVLLRNMVGRGEVDEDLEGETKEECEKYGKVIKCVIFEIAQVTDDEAVRIFLEFERVESAIKAVVDLNGRFFGGRVVKACFYNQDKFRVLDLGEQM